The genomic window CAACGCAAGGAGCTTTATAAACAAAAAGAATCTAAGGTAATTAAATATATCGCCGTAGATATCCGTCCGAGTAAAGAGGATTATGATAAGGCACAGGCCGAGATCGAGAGCTTGAAAGAGGAGCTAGCTACGTCTGAAAGAGTGGCTGATGTAGTAAACGAGAACTCTGAGGTTCCTTATGTTGACGCTTTCTTCACGGAGAAGGCTTTGGATCCTGAGATGAAACAATTCGCTACGACTTCTGAGGTTGGCGCTGTTTATGGTCCTGTATTCGAGAATGACAAATACAGAATGTTTAAGCTAGTCGATAAGACGGTCGCTCCGGACTCAGTAAAAGTTAGCCACATCATGTTGGCCGGTAAATCTGAGGCTGAGACAACAGCTTTGGCTGATAGCTTGATGGGGGCGTTGAAAGGTGGCGCTAATTTCGCTGAATTAGCTAAGAAATACTCAGCAGACCAAGCTGCCGAGAATGGTGGTGAACTAGGTTGGTTTACAGAGGTTACCGCTTTGAGAGGTGTGAATGATGATTTTAAGAAGGCTGTCTTCTCAACTCCATTGAATGAGGTAGCGGTTGTGAAATCTTTATATGGTACTCACCTTGTAAAAGTAACAGAGAAAACAGGAAATGTTGAAAAATATAAGATCGCAGATATCGACATGACTGTATCTCCTAGCTCTAAGACCTATAGCAACATCTACAATGAGTTGAATCAGTTCGTATCTAAGAACAACTCTATGGCTAAATTGGAGGAGAATGCGAAGGAAGCCGGTTATAACTTGATTTCAGGTGCAACGGTTACTACAGATGATCAGTTGTTAGGTTCTATCAAGAATTCACGTCCGGTAATTCGTTGGGCGTTCCAGAACGATAAAGGTTCTATCTCTGAGATCTTCGAGTGTAGTGATAAATTTGTCGTGGCTGCTGTAGAAGGAAGTATTTCCGAGGGGTATCGTCCGGTTGATATGGTCGCTCCGGCTTTGAGAGCTGAATTGGCTGCCCAGAAGAAAGGCGATAAGATCGCTCAGGAATTGGCTGCTAAGAATTTAACTTCAGTTGAGGCATATGCTGAAACGATGGGTTCTTCTGTAGACTCTGTGAAGTTCGTGAACTTTGGTACTCGCCGTATCGCTGGTATCGGTATCGAACCGAACTTGAACGCTATGGTTTCTATGGCTCAAGTTGACCAAGTAAGTGCTCCGGTTAAAGGTAACAACGGTGTATATGTGTTCAAAGTATACGCAAGAAATAAAGATGGTAAGGAGTTCAACGAGGCTGAGGAAATCCGTGCGTTGGATGCTTCGAATGCGTATCGTGTAGGATTCCAAGCTATCCAATCTATGGTCAACAACGCTAAGGTGGAAGACAACCGTATCCGTTTCTATTAATAAAGAGTATTTATACTTAAGATAAAAAAGATCCCCTGTTTTGCCGTCAAAATAAATATATCTTGACGACAAAACAGGGGATCTTTATTTTGTGGAATATTTCTCGTACTTTCGCGAATAAGAAAATATCGATAGAATGGTTGACAAAAGACAATTATTAGGGATGACCTTGGAGGAACTGAAAGGTGTAGCGTCTGAGGTGGGTCTTCCCGCATATGCGGCTAAGCAAATGGCCGATTGGATTTATAAGAAGAAAATAACCCGGATTTCGGAGATGACGAATATAGCGGTAGCCAAACGTGCTTTATTAGAGGATTCATTCGAGATCGGGGCTTATCCGCCATCTGAGTATCAAAAGTCGAAAGACGGTACGATCAAATATCTATATGCTGCCGGACCGGGGCGTTTTGTTGAGTCTGTTTATATTCCTACGGATGATCGGGCGACTCTTTGCGTCTCTTCTCAAGTCGGATGCAAAATGAATTGCTTGTTTTGTATGACGGGAAAACAAGGCTTCACGGCAAACCTGACAGCGAACCAGATATTGAACCAGATCCAGTCTTTGCCGGAAAACGATTCATTGACGAATATCGTTTTCATGGGAATGGGGGAGCCACTGGATAACGTAGACGAGCTTTTCAAGGTTTTGGAAATACTCACGGCCCCGTATGGATATGCGTGGAGCCCGAAGCGTATCACGGTTTCAACCATCGGTGTGACGAAAGGCTTGAAACGCTTTTTAGAGGAGAGCGAATGTCATCTGGCCGTAAGTCTGCACTCGCCCTATCCTATGGAACGTCTTTCCTTGATGCCGGTTGAAAAGGCATTCCCAGCGAGGGAGGTGATCGATTTAATCAAACAATATGATTTTTCGCATCAACGACGTGTCTCTTTTGAGTACATTGTTTTTAAAAATTTGAACGATAGCTTGAAACATGCCGAAGCTTTGAGTTGTTTATTAGGTGGAATACCTTGTCGGGTAAACTTGATCCGTTTTCATGCGATACCGAATGTGTCTTTAGAGACTTCCGATATCGCTAAAATGGAGGCGTTCCGGGATTTCTTAAACGCCAAAGGAGTTGTATGTACGATAAGGGCATCACGAGGGGAGGATATTTTCGCCGCTTGTGGAATGCTTTCTACCGCAAAAAATGTTACATTTGTATAATATAAAACACACGGGTATGAAAACACGTTCTTTATTCATCGGTATGTTGCTGCTTCTTGTTTTGATGGGAGCATGTAATTCGGGTTCTGTGATGACTCAAGCTACGGGCTTCGCATATGAGGTTGTCGTGGTTATGGATCAAAAGGATTGGAAAGGCCCTGCGGGAGAAGCCATAAAGTCTGAGTTGGCCTCTTCGGTGCCCGGACTGCCGCAAGCCGAGCCTTCTTTGAAGATTACCTACGTACAACCAAAGGATTTTACAGGTCTGTTACGGTATGTAAGGAATATATTAGTGGTTACGATAGATCCCACCGCTTATACGAAAGTTTCTGTAGGCTACGAGAATAATGTCTGGGCTAGAGGACAGGTGGTTGTTTCGCTGAAAGCTCCTAATACGGAGTCGATCGTCGAGTATTCAAAGACCCATGAGAAGGCGTTGGTCAACTTCTTCGTAAAGGTGGAGATGAATCGTGCGATAGAGCAATTACAAAAGGAATATAGTATGGTGGTTATGGATAACCTGAAAAGCGACCTGAACGTGATGTTAAACGCTCCGGCAAACTTCACGTACTATAAGGATACGACAGATTTCTTCTGGTCTTCCAATAACGCTAACACAGGCCGTATGGACTTAATCGTATATACTTTCCCTTATACTGATCCGAATACGTTTACGGAGGAATATCTGGTCGCTAAACGAGATTCTGTATTGAAGGCGAATCTGCCGGGTTCGTTCCCGGGTTCCTATATGCAAACAGAAACGCGTGCGGGAGTGGAGTATACGCCAATAACCTTAAATGGTAAATATTGTGGCGTGATGCGCGGTTTGTGGAGAATGCAAGGCGATATGATGGGAGGCCCGTTCGTAAGCCACACCCGCTTGGATGAAAAGAATCATCGTGTGGTTGTAGCCGAGGGATTTGTGTATGCTCCGGAGACAGACAAGCGTAATTTCATGCGTAGAATAGAAGCTGCCTTATTTACGTTACGTTTGCCGGGTGAATTTGATGAACCGGTAACTGAGACATTGGATATCCCCAAAGAGAAAAAGTAATAAACAAACAAAATATATGGAAGAACGACTGATTAAAGTGGGGATCACCCACGGAGATATAAATGGTATCGGCTATGAGGTGATATTAAAGACCTTTTCCGATACCCGCATGGCGGAGCTTTGCACGCCGATTATCTATGGCTCGTCCAAGATAGCCGCTTATCACCGGAAGGCATTGGAGCTTCCTCCTATCAATATGAATATTATTTCACATGCGGAGGATGCGGGAGTAAACCGGGTGAACATTATTAACTGCGTGGAGGACGAGACCAAGGTGGAGTTGTCGAAATCTACGCCGGTTGCCGGTGAGTCGGCTTTCAAGGCGTTGGAAGCGGCGGTTACGGATATGAAGCGGGGAGTAGTGGATGTACTGCTTACCGCCCCGATCAATAAACATAATATCCAGAACGAGGATTTTCATTTTCCCGGGCATACTGAGTATTTGGAGAAATGCTTCGGTGGCTTGGATAAAAAAGCCTTGATGATCTTGATGAAAGATGATCTTCGTGTCGCTTTGGTGACGGGGCATATTCCATTGTCGCAAGTTGCGTCTTCCCTCAACGTGGGCGATATCGTGAATAAGCTGCGTATTTTCAATCAGTCGTTAAAGCAAGACTTCGGTATTGTGAAGCCACGCATCGCGGTTCTTTCCTTAAACCCTCATGCGGGTGATGCCGGATTGCTGGGTACGGAAGAGGAGACGATTATCATACCGGCAATGCAAGAGGCGGAGAAAAAAGGCGTAATGTCATTTGGCCCTTATGCGGCTGACGGTTTCTTTGGTTCGCAGATGTATGATAAATTTGATGGTGTCTTAGCGATGTATCATGATCAAGGGCTCGCTCCTTTCAAGACGTTGGCGATGGATGACGGGGTGAACTATACGGCAGGATTGCCGATCGTACGGACTTCTCCGGCACATGGAACAGCTTATGACATAGCCGGGCAGAACGTGGCCTCAGAAGAGTCGTTCCGCCAAGCCTTATATGCGGCGTTGGATATCTTCCGGAACCGGTTACGTTATCAGGAGGCTACCGCCAACCCGTTGCGTAAGCAATATTTCGATAGGGGGGGAGATAATGAGAAATTGGATTTGACGAAAGACGACGATACGGACGGATTATAGTAGATCTTTCCTGACAAGTTTCAATAAATACATAAAATGTCATGTTAATAACGAATGGATGTTATTGACATGACATTTTTGTATGGGACGTGGGACGCTTTTTGGTTTTAAACTTTTAAGATAGGAAAAGTTTGCGTAAGTTTGCGGTTTAAAACGAAAATTACGATTATGTTTAAAGACAAAACGATAGTATATACATCCGGAACGTTTGATATGTTCCATTATAATCATCTTAGGATGATCAATTACGCCCGTAGTTTGGCGGATATATTGATCGTCGGGGTTAGTACAGATGAGTTGGTCTCTTCTTATAAAGCGAAGCCGATCATTCCGTTCCATGAACGTTTGCAGATCATCGAGGCGTTGAAGACTCCCGATATCGTTATTCCACAACATTCCTTGGATCATACGGAAATCGTGAAGAAGCTGAATATCGACGCTTTCGTGGTAGGTGATGACTGGTTCGGAAAGTACGACTATCTGAAGGATTTAGGCGTTCAGGTATTTTATTTCCCTTACGGAACGGGGGTTTCCTCCTCGAATCTGAAAAAAACGATACATGATTCTTATGAGGCGAATCTGACAACCCAACGTCAGGCGAAGCCGGAAACAGTGAAAGGATCTGCCGCTAAATAACGATCAGTTTCATGGATAAATTTATTTTAATTACCGGTGGGACAAAAGGGATAGGAAAGGCGGTAGCGTCCTGTTTAGGAAAGGCCGGATATAACCTTATACTGACTTATGCTTCCGACCAAGCGGCGGCCGAGGAGGTACGTAGCGAGTTGGTGGGGCGTTTCGATATACAGGTTTCTATTCTGCGGGCCGATATCTCGGATCGGAATACGATCGGGGTTATCGATTCTTTCTTGGAGGAGAATAGGCTACGTTTGGACGGCCTTGTGTTCAATGCGGGAATGACCTGTCGGGATCCTTTTGAGGAACTTTCATTCGAGGATTGGGACCGGGTTTTCTTTGCTAATATCCATTTCCCGATCTTCCTTTTACAGAAGATTGTTGGACGGATTAATAAGGGGGGAAGTATCGTGTTTACGGGTTCCTTGATGGGAATACAGCCTCATTCGGTATCCTTGGCATATGGAGTGACGAAAAGTGCTGTTCATGCGCTGGTCAAAAACATGGTGAAGTTCTTAGTTCCCTATGAACTGCGTGTGAATGCCGTGGCTCCCGGTTTTGTCGATACGGAATGGCAGAAAACAAAGCCTGCCGAGATCCGTCGGAATATAGAGAACAAGGTCTCTTTGGGACGGTTCTGCGACCCGGATGAATTGGCGGAAGTTTATAAAATGTTGATAGAGAATAGTTATTTTAATGGCGAGGTAGTCATTGTGGATGGCGGTTACTCGTATAAATAAGAAACAAATGAGCGAGTTGGATAAGGAATACGAAGCATCGTTAAAGTCGATAGAAACAGAAAATAAGATAGACCGAATTTTTTATCGTCCGATAGGATTTCGTATTGCTCGTATGTTGCGAGGCACGGGGATTACCCCGAATATGATTACGGTTATCTCGATCTTCGTGGGTGCGGCGGTCGGATTTATGTTTTATCACGATAATTTGACATATAATATCTGCGGTATATTATTGTTGGTATTTGCCAATATCCTCGACTGCGTGGATGGGCAGCTGGCACGTCTTACAGGGATCAAGTCCGCTATCGGGCGTATCTTGGACGGATTCGCCGGGGATATCTGGTTCGCTTCGATCTATATCGGATTCGCTCTTCGTTTGTCTCATGATTACGGTACGGATTGGTTCTTTGCCTTGGCGGTCTTATCCGGTCTGTCTCATTTAGTCCAAGCGAATATCACGGATTATTATAAGACGCTTCACCTTTATTTTATCAGTAAGGATAAAGGCTCGGAGTTTCAGTCTTTGGAACAGGTGGAGGCGAAACATAAGGAGATGAAGTATGGCATTAACAAGTTTTTCTACTTCTTATATCGTTGGTATACGATGTTGCAAGTGAAGGCTACGCCTACCTTACAGAGTATGTTACAAAATTTGCACGCGAAGTATGGGGACAATATTCCGGAGAATATCCGTGTGGACTTTCGTAAACAGAGTCGTCATTTAATGCGTTACATAGACTTGTTGACCTTTAATGGCCGGACGATGGTTATGTTTGTGATCGTACTAACGGGACAGGTCTGGGCTTATTACCTATACGAGATCATCGTGTTGAACATCGTACTAGCGATAGTGATGAGGAAACACGAGAAGATGTGTGCCTCGTTTTTAGGATAAAGTATGAAGAAGAGTGTTGTTGACATTTACGATTTGCAAGAGATGGCCCCGTTCTTCAAGGGGCGAGTGGGGACATGGTTGGGTAAGTTGCTGATAAAGTGCTTACGTGTGGATCTGGTTAATAAGGTACATGCCCGGAATTGTCATTTACGGGGCGCTGAGTTTACTTCCGCTTTATTGCATGACCCCATTATCGATCTCAGCTATGAGGTTCATAATAAAGAGATTTTAGATCATCTGCCGGAAGGGGCTTTTGTTACCGTTTCCAACCATCCGATCGGTTCGTTGGATGGAATCATGCTGATTGATATTTTCGCTTCCCGCCGTCCGGACTTTAAGGTGATGGTGAACGGCATCTTGACCAAGATCGGGGCGATGGAGGATAATTTCATATCCGTGGTGCCCGATTCCCACAAGCGAGGGGCGAATCCGGCGAATGTTAATGGCGTGCGACTATCCCTGCAACGCCTGAAAGAAGGTCATCCGATGGGTTTCTTCCCTGCTGGAGCGATCTCATTTTATAATAAAAAAGAGAAACAGGTACGGGATTTATCGTGGGCGCATAGCGTGATCCGCTTAGTTCGTAAGGCGAAAGCACCGGTATACCCTGTTTATTTTGATTTCCAAAATACCCATTTTTTCTATTGGCTAGGGAATATCAGCTGGCAAATACGTACCTTGCGTATTCCTACAGAGGCTTTCAATAAGCGTGGAAAGAAAGCGGATGTATATATCGGTGAGCCTATCTCGCCGGAAGAAATCGCCGCCATCCCGGAAGACAAGGATCTTGCCGAGTTCTTGTATAAACGTACATATGGTGCTAAAAAATAAGAAACGACCGATAGAATCTGTTATCAATAGTGGTAGTTTGAATTAAGATTTGTAATTTTGGCAGAGTAACTGAAATAATTACAGATTTTAAAAGTGAAAGAGTGATGAAGGTTGATGTACAACAGATAAAACAGCGTTTTGGGATTATTGGTAATAACCCGGGATTAAATCGTGCGATCGATGTTGCGCTCCAGGTAGCGCCAACCGACTTATCTGTTCTTATTACAGGAGAAAGTGGTGTCGGAAAGGAGACTTTCCCGCAAATTATTCACCAGAACAGTCAGCGTAAGCATGGACAATATATAGCCGTAAACTGTGGCGCTATTCCGGAAGGGACGATAGATTCGGAGCTTTTCGGGCACGAGAAAGGTTCTTTTACCGGGGCGTTGGCCGACCGTAAAGGGTATTTCGAGGTAGCGGACGGTGGAACGATCTTCTTGGATGAGGTAGGAGAGCTGCCAACTCCTACGCAAGCACGCTTGCTTCGTGTGTTGGAGACGGGTGAGTTTATCAAGGTCGGTTCCTCCAAGGTACAGAAGACGAATGTACGTATCGTTGCCGCTACGAACGTGAATTTAGTGCAGGCGGTTTCGGAAGGTAAATTCCGTGAGGATTTGTACTATCGTTTGAATACGGTGCCTATTCAAGTGCCTCCCTTGCGGGAGCGTCCGGAAGATATCGTCTTATTATTTCGTAAGTTCGCCAGTGATTGCGCCGAGAAATACCGGATGCCGCCGATCCGCTTGGATGATGAGGCCCGTCAATTATTGGTTTCTTACCGTTGGCCGGGTAACGTGCGTGAGTTGAAAAATATCACGGAACGTATCTCCGTAATCGAAGAGACACGGGATATAACGGCGGATGTCCTGCGCCTTTATCTGCCGAACGTAAATGTTGAGAAATATCCGGTATTGGTGAAGCAAGATTCGGATCAAAAGATATTTAACAGCGAGCGGGAGATCCTTTATCAAGTCTTGTTCGATATGAAAAAGGACGTGAACGAGCTAAAGAAATTAGTGCATGATATCATGGGAGGGAATATCCCGATGCCAACGGTGGCGGATGATACCCCTTATGCGCATCCGATCCATCCGGCGGCGGTTCATGCCATGCACCCGACGATCCAAGATGCCGAGGATGTGGAAGAGGAGACTTTATCCTTGGAAGAGGTGGAGAAGGAGATGATCCGTAAGGCTCTGGAGAAGCATAACGGGCGACGGAAGAACGCGGCGGCCGACTTGAAGATATCGGAGCGTACGTTAT from Parabacteroides distasonis ATCC 8503 includes these protein-coding regions:
- a CDS encoding SDR family NAD(P)-dependent oxidoreductase; its protein translation is MDKFILITGGTKGIGKAVASCLGKAGYNLILTYASDQAAAEEVRSELVGRFDIQVSILRADISDRNTIGVIDSFLEENRLRLDGLVFNAGMTCRDPFEELSFEDWDRVFFANIHFPIFLLQKIVGRINKGGSIVFTGSLMGIQPHSVSLAYGVTKSAVHALVKNMVKFLVPYELRVNAVAPGFVDTEWQKTKPAEIRRNIENKVSLGRFCDPDELAEVYKMLIENSYFNGEVVIVDGGYSYK
- the pdxA gene encoding 4-hydroxythreonine-4-phosphate dehydrogenase PdxA → MEERLIKVGITHGDINGIGYEVILKTFSDTRMAELCTPIIYGSSKIAAYHRKALELPPINMNIISHAEDAGVNRVNIINCVEDETKVELSKSTPVAGESAFKALEAAVTDMKRGVVDVLLTAPINKHNIQNEDFHFPGHTEYLEKCFGGLDKKALMILMKDDLRVALVTGHIPLSQVASSLNVGDIVNKLRIFNQSLKQDFGIVKPRIAVLSLNPHAGDAGLLGTEEETIIIPAMQEAEKKGVMSFGPYAADGFFGSQMYDKFDGVLAMYHDQGLAPFKTLAMDDGVNYTAGLPIVRTSPAHGTAYDIAGQNVASEESFRQALYAALDIFRNRLRYQEATANPLRKQYFDRGGDNEKLDLTKDDDTDGL
- a CDS encoding adenylyltransferase/cytidyltransferase family protein, yielding MFKDKTIVYTSGTFDMFHYNHLRMINYARSLADILIVGVSTDELVSSYKAKPIIPFHERLQIIEALKTPDIVIPQHSLDHTEIVKKLNIDAFVVGDDWFGKYDYLKDLGVQVFYFPYGTGVSSSNLKKTIHDSYEANLTTQRQAKPETVKGSAAK
- a CDS encoding sigma-54 interaction domain-containing protein; translation: MKVDVQQIKQRFGIIGNNPGLNRAIDVALQVAPTDLSVLITGESGVGKETFPQIIHQNSQRKHGQYIAVNCGAIPEGTIDSELFGHEKGSFTGALADRKGYFEVADGGTIFLDEVGELPTPTQARLLRVLETGEFIKVGSSKVQKTNVRIVAATNVNLVQAVSEGKFREDLYYRLNTVPIQVPPLRERPEDIVLLFRKFASDCAEKYRMPPIRLDDEARQLLVSYRWPGNVRELKNITERISVIEETRDITADVLRLYLPNVNVEKYPVLVKQDSDQKIFNSEREILYQVLFDMKKDVNELKKLVHDIMGGNIPMPTVADDTPYAHPIHPAAVHAMHPTIQDAEDVEEETLSLEEVEKEMIRKALEKHNGRRKNAAADLKISERTLYRKIKEYNLE
- a CDS encoding lysophospholipid acyltransferase family protein, which gives rise to MKKSVVDIYDLQEMAPFFKGRVGTWLGKLLIKCLRVDLVNKVHARNCHLRGAEFTSALLHDPIIDLSYEVHNKEILDHLPEGAFVTVSNHPIGSLDGIMLIDIFASRRPDFKVMVNGILTKIGAMEDNFISVVPDSHKRGANPANVNGVRLSLQRLKEGHPMGFFPAGAISFYNKKEKQVRDLSWAHSVIRLVRKAKAPVYPVYFDFQNTHFFYWLGNISWQIRTLRIPTEAFNKRGKKADVYIGEPISPEEIAAIPEDKDLAEFLYKRTYGAKK
- a CDS encoding SurA N-terminal domain-containing protein → MATLEKIRSKAGLLVLVVGLALFAFIIGDFLNSGSTYFRQSQERIAEIDGEVVKIQDYQGRVDEMAEMYKMQSGSASLPEEYMTQIRQSVFDAMVQEVVLDEATAKLGMGVSPEELFDMVQGENISPLIQQMQMFTNPQTGAFDKAALLNFLKQIDSDNIASYPADQQAQLIQAKNFWLFWEKNIKRQRLEQKYTTLLSKAISANSLDAKEAYNDNAENSDIIYAMQSYATIPDSTIEVSKSEIEKLYNQRKELYKQKESKVIKYIAVDIRPSKEDYDKAQAEIESLKEELATSERVADVVNENSEVPYVDAFFTEKALDPEMKQFATTSEVGAVYGPVFENDKYRMFKLVDKTVAPDSVKVSHIMLAGKSEAETTALADSLMGALKGGANFAELAKKYSADQAAENGGELGWFTEVTALRGVNDDFKKAVFSTPLNEVAVVKSLYGTHLVKVTEKTGNVEKYKIADIDMTVSPSSKTYSNIYNELNQFVSKNNSMAKLEENAKEAGYNLISGATVTTDDQLLGSIKNSRPVIRWAFQNDKGSISEIFECSDKFVVAAVEGSISEGYRPVDMVAPALRAELAAQKKGDKIAQELAAKNLTSVEAYAETMGSSVDSVKFVNFGTRRIAGIGIEPNLNAMVSMAQVDQVSAPVKGNNGVYVFKVYARNKDGKEFNEAEEIRALDASNAYRVGFQAIQSMVNNAKVEDNRIRFY
- a CDS encoding CDP-alcohol phosphatidyltransferase family protein, which encodes MSELDKEYEASLKSIETENKIDRIFYRPIGFRIARMLRGTGITPNMITVISIFVGAAVGFMFYHDNLTYNICGILLLVFANILDCVDGQLARLTGIKSAIGRILDGFAGDIWFASIYIGFALRLSHDYGTDWFFALAVLSGLSHLVQANITDYYKTLHLYFISKDKGSEFQSLEQVEAKHKEMKYGINKFFYFLYRWYTMLQVKATPTLQSMLQNLHAKYGDNIPENIRVDFRKQSRHLMRYIDLLTFNGRTMVMFVIVLTGQVWAYYLYEIIVLNIVLAIVMRKHEKMCASFLG
- the rlmN gene encoding 23S rRNA (adenine(2503)-C(2))-methyltransferase RlmN encodes the protein MVDKRQLLGMTLEELKGVASEVGLPAYAAKQMADWIYKKKITRISEMTNIAVAKRALLEDSFEIGAYPPSEYQKSKDGTIKYLYAAGPGRFVESVYIPTDDRATLCVSSQVGCKMNCLFCMTGKQGFTANLTANQILNQIQSLPENDSLTNIVFMGMGEPLDNVDELFKVLEILTAPYGYAWSPKRITVSTIGVTKGLKRFLEESECHLAVSLHSPYPMERLSLMPVEKAFPAREVIDLIKQYDFSHQRRVSFEYIVFKNLNDSLKHAEALSCLLGGIPCRVNLIRFHAIPNVSLETSDIAKMEAFRDFLNAKGVVCTIRASRGEDIFAACGMLSTAKNVTFV
- a CDS encoding DUF4837 family protein, giving the protein MKTRSLFIGMLLLLVLMGACNSGSVMTQATGFAYEVVVVMDQKDWKGPAGEAIKSELASSVPGLPQAEPSLKITYVQPKDFTGLLRYVRNILVVTIDPTAYTKVSVGYENNVWARGQVVVSLKAPNTESIVEYSKTHEKALVNFFVKVEMNRAIEQLQKEYSMVVMDNLKSDLNVMLNAPANFTYYKDTTDFFWSSNNANTGRMDLIVYTFPYTDPNTFTEEYLVAKRDSVLKANLPGSFPGSYMQTETRAGVEYTPITLNGKYCGVMRGLWRMQGDMMGGPFVSHTRLDEKNHRVVVAEGFVYAPETDKRNFMRRIEAALFTLRLPGEFDEPVTETLDIPKEKK